From Syngnathoides biaculeatus isolate LvHL_M chromosome 19, ASM1980259v1, whole genome shotgun sequence, a single genomic window includes:
- the LOC133493060 gene encoding uncharacterized protein LOC133493060, giving the protein MDIPLALESVSKISASTEVIQMQNEDNPCAIPEVHLNNTFVETEVPCNTGTTSFLQVEEVEKVTGTLALVDSGFDSLDHMDVLRESVHSTLEQETSWKHEDATVKMFRNCDAVIRDSECDVQVLVLAQPADTATVPQSSEEQSGAVSQSQIENQIVYEPISSPESSGDPDAAMDLENQGLMALKYIPSIQDTVETLSRNECTEDSILQLVNEEPTKEEQAGGQAVVEIMTLQPTTTFSETNADGKATTPTKKQGLSSEYIPSTEDMEDLSTDESMEAHRFKLENKKSTKEQLIEDQAAVEMKAVWETTTLSESNGDDAAVLEKQALVSSVEVTSTQDTMKNLLGHERAKESNLQLENDDGRKKEQTDGQIAVEMEVQQTTTVPECSPENNIGGDALVGLVNQYLVSTVDVLHSQNIKEDLSTNESKEPCHFHLENNKTVNKNADDQTSVEMEELQQTTTVPEDNRDATTNLEKKDLVSLEKLPSTQDTKEDCPFNESAEVSHLQLENDERTKEEQTHGPTAVNMEVQQTTTLSERTRDGHAIVALEKKDFVSLEDLPNTREMKSDFCTSTILEAVHLHVECNQTDKQELTNDQASIVMEELKQTTTIPECNEHRDAATLFEKRDSASLERVQSAQGTEDNRSAHASTWASNLQQESNESANKEQTDGQAVIEMAVQRTTTLPESSPEGNRDGDADAGVILEKIDLVSLEDLSSTQQLEDLSTNESMEGNNLHLEKNTSKQELTHNQAAIEWEESQQTTTVPESNGDAATYLGNKDLGSLEKIPSADNIKEDMPTNESLEASHLQLENADSAKEELINDKAALEMEDVPSTREKENLCINESVGASCLQVENVKMTEECPDVRAVVEMEVEQTTIVPESSRAGDVPVVLESQDMSLEDLPNLQNTKDDLQLEADERPEEELTAGQAVVQMEVQQTTTVPERNRDGDPDADVASNEKDLVSFDDVPSTREIADLSTNECVDASHLLLENNKSAKQELTHNQSAVELEKLQQTTTVPENPPERNRDGDADAGVGSEEKDLVSLEGVPSTQEIVNLSTNECVDASHLLLENNKSAKQELTHNQSAVELEKLQQTTTVPENPPERNRDGDADAGVGSEEKDLVSLEGVPSIQEIVNLSTNECVDASHLLLENNKSAKQELTHNQSAVELEKLQQTTTVPENPPERNRDGDADAGVGSEEKDLVSLEGVPSTQEIVNLSTNECVDASHLLLENNKSAKQELTHNQSAVELEKLQQTTTVPENPPERNRDGDADAGVGSEEKDLVSLEGVPSIQEIVNLSTNECVDASHLLLQNNKSAKQELTHNQSAVELEKLQQTTTVPESHRETATYLEKQDLVSLEKLPSANNRKEDMSINESVEASHLQLENDESGKEESTTGQAAVEMEVVSSTREKKEGLSINESVGASCLDLENGKTAKECTDVQAVVEMEVEQTTTLPETSPESSKAGDAALALELQSLLSLEDLPHAQDTKEDLQLEGEEPSNFEKTDGEAVVEVMELQQTTTVPKSFTSSPVINEPTDFACEEKVVPTDSVVVAEASEQLELDPLATAPAAVPAGELPEGRSDEYVILEPVTEGEIHLDIVSQAAAASGLSNPCLVNQVDPNCIFTATNGPQQTSLLKTEEQPDKVKDNAVTPLGEEAEGINASPSEEPIALTPDCSLEPSSITVETADSQTPSVKFEATEDAGGDLALQELHILEDMEIGHEIVVVEVSNEEDSDIMIVAKPPPQGPSFQKALEKTENEPILKTNNASLKPDINSNINLEKPKKQEMNTQARTKARLAALAEQKAAAMKRTANKHQLNLLALCQEIAEDIATDSMLLKRIEEEKQAAAKSEAAKKENPPVRVQEVATIDVKPPDESESSLAPVPLAEEPPVVQPLSAESKQADDPPKRRFFVSQVSVPLKAHEKKKLTRYQKLRQVELQREKMSWARMKKMKSDQANQMFSDMDWQASMFTPALFSTNVTTTDPAPKASSSLPPSPAFSVKPTSPKPEAPVVETLNIEATKTEPLKVDSSKTEPQVNTEPAKTEILPTEPTKVENTRITRQSSKSQAPKVTPPTASTPKVTRSSTKRSLPAVPPPMPNGLKASKPQPVEYKPYKPRPRYSPDDFELDDDPLPAPPKRSGPLPRPNQSQSQSSSQVQLKTTPQPASQAKPKPLTTSAGHIPAQSKLAMSTGAKSKPACSPSQQHATATTPLSKASVTPTPAKSSPPAAVPQSKPALTATQSQQAPSVSPLLKTADVTPAQTTQPATSNTSQAEGDPSPVKAHQLQATTSTESKDTAASSSSSPPPKSPPPSKESSNLSDSPQREEKPASADQCQKSDTTRTAQDTSDTSSQDTAVKQQALQCPLSDACLQREVKKLKEADKDDSQTVIDAGQKHFGAVACSVCGMLYSAANPEDESQHLLFHNQFISAVKYVGWKKERILGEFPDGKIILVLPDDPKYALKKVEEIREMVDSDLGFQQVGTKCPSLTKTFLFITNDKKVAGCLIAEHINEGYRVIEEPEPEGSEGEKVMFERQRAWCCSTTAEPALCGISRIWVVSVMRRQAIASRLLECLRNNFIYGSYLSKDEIAFSDPTPDGKLFATHYFGTSQFLVYNFVSGTHSRQPKTDSV; this is encoded by the exons ATGGACATCCCATTAGCACTGGAGTCCGTCTCAAAGATTTCAGCTTCTACTGAAGTAATACAAATGCAGAATGAAGACAATCCATGTGCTATTCCAGAGGTTCATCTCAATAACACTTTTGTGGAAACAGAGGTCCCTTGTAATACGGGAACTACTTCATTTCTGCAAGTCGAAGAGGTGGAGAAAGTTACTGGTACTTTGGCTCTTGTTGATTCTGGATTTGATAGTCTTGATCATATGGATGTTTTGAGAGAATCTGTTCATTCAACATTAGAACAGGAGACTAGTTGGAAACATGAAGACGCTACTGTGAAGATGTTCCGTAATTGTGACGCTGTAATAAGAGATTCTGAGTGTGATGTCCAAGTTCTTGTTTTGGCCCAACCGGCAGACACTGCCACTgtaccccagtcttcagaagaGCAGAGTGGGGCAGTCAGCCAGTCACAAATTGAAAACCAGATTGTGTATGAGCCCATTAGTAGTCCAGAGAGTAGTGGAGATCCAGATGCTGCTATGGATTTGGAGAATCAAGGTTTGATGGCTTTAAAGTACATACCAAGTATTCAAGACACAGTGGAGACCTTGTCTAGAAATGAATGCACGGAGGATAGTATTTTGCAACTGGTAAATGAGGAACCTACTAAAGAAGAACAGGCAGGTGGACAAGCAGTAGTTGAAATAATGACGCTACAACCAACCACCACTTTTTCTGAGACTAATGCAGATGGAAAAGCTACAACTCCCACGAAGAAGCAAGGTTTGTCTTCAGAGTACATACCAAGTACTGAAGACATGGAGGACTTGTCGACTGATGAAAGCATGGAGGCTCATCGTTTCAaactagaaaataaaaaaagtactaAAGAACAACTTATAGAGGACCAAGCAGCAGTTGAAATGAAGGCGGTTTGGGAGACCACCACACTTTCAGAGAGTAATGGAGATGACGCTGCTGTTTTGGAGAAGCAAGCGTTGGTGTCTTCCGTGGAAGTAACAAGTACTCAAGACACAATGAAGAACCTGCTTGGTCATGAACGTGCAAAGGAAAGTAATTTGCAATTGGAAAATGATGacgggagaaaaaaagaacagacagATGGCCAGATCGCAGTTGAAATGGAGGTACAGCAGACTACCACTGTTCCAGAGTGTAGTCCAGAGAATAACATAGGTGGAGATGCTCTTGTGGGTTTGGTGAATCAATATTTGGTGTCTACAGTGGATGTATTGCACTCTCAAAACATAAAGGAGGACTTGTCTACTAATGAAAGCAAGGAGCCTTGTCATTTCCACctagaaaataacaaaactgtTAATAAAAACGCAGATGACCAAACATCAGTTGAAATGGAGGAATTACAACAGACCACCACAGTTCCAGAGGATAATAGAGATGCCACTACTAATTTGGAGAAGAAAgatttggtgtctttggagaaaCTTCCAAGTACTCAAGATACAAAGGAGGACTGCCCTTTTAATGAAAGTGCAGAGGTTAGTCATTTGCAACTGGAAAATGATGAAAGAACCAAAGAGGAACAGACACATGGCCCTACAGCAGTTAACATGGAGGTACAACAGACCACCACTCTTTCAGAGAGAACCAGAGATGGGCATGCTATTGTGGCTTTGGAGAAGAAAGATTTTGTTTCTTTGGAGGATTTACCCAACACACGAGAAATGAAGAGTGACTTTTGTACTAGTACTATTTTGGAAGCTGTTCATTTGCATGTAGAGTGTAATCAAACTGATAAACAAGAGCTGACAAACGACCAAGCATCAATTGTAATGGAGGAATTAAAACAGACCACCACTATTCCAGAGTGTAATGAACATAGAGATGCTGCTACTCTTTTTGAGAAGCGAGATTCAGCGTCTTTAGAGAGAGTGCAAAGTGCTCAAGGAACAGAGGACAACAGGTCTGCTCATGCAAGCACGTGGGCAAGTAATTTGCAGCAGGAAAGTAATGAAAGTGCCAACAAAGAACAGACAGATGGCCAAGCAGTCATTGAAATGGCAGTACAACGGACCACCACACTTCCAGAGAGTAGTCCAGAGGGGAACAGAGATGGAGATGCAGATGCTGGTGTGATTTTGGAAAAGATAGATTTGGTTTCTTTAGAGGACCTATCAAGTACACAACAACTTGAGGACTTGTCTACTAATGAAAGTATGGAAGGTAATAATTTgcacctggaaaaaaacactTCCAAACAAGAGCTGACACACAACCAAGCGGCCATTGAATGGGAGGAATCACAACAGACCACCACAGTTCCAGAGAGTAATGGAGATGCAGCTACTTATTTGGGGAATAAAGATTTGGGGTCTTTGGAAAAAATACCAAGTGCTGACAATATAAAAGAGGACATGCCGACGAATGAAAGTCTGGAGGCTAGTCATTTGCAACTGGAAAATGCTGATAGTGCCAAAGAAGAACTGATAAATGACAAAGCAGCACTTGAAATGGAGGATGTACCAAGTACTCGGGAAAAAGAGAACTTGTGTATTAATGAAAGTGTGGGCGCTAGTTGTTTGCAagtggaaaatgtgaaaatgactgAAGAATGTCCAGACGTCCGAGCAGTAGTTGAAATGGAGGTAGAACAGACAACTATAGTTCCAGAGAGTAGCAGAGCTGGCGATGTCCCTGTGGTTTTAGAGAGCCAAGATATGTCTTTAGAAGATTTACCAAATCTCCAAAACACAAAGGATGACTTGCAGCTGGAAGCCGATGAAAGGCCCGAAGAAGAACTGACAGCTGGCCAAGCAGTAGTTCAAATGGAGGTACAACAGACCACTACAGTTCCAGAGAGGAACAGAGATGGAGATCCAGATGCTGATGTGGCTTCCAATGAGAAAGATTTGGTTTCTTTCGACGATGTACCAAGTACACGAGAAATTGCGGACTTGTCAACTAATGAATGTGTGGACGCTAGTCATTTGCTCCTGGAAAATAACAAATCAGCTAAACAAGAATTGACACACAACCAATCAGCTGTTGAACTGGAGAAATTACAACAGACCACCACAGTTCCAGAGAATCCTCCAGAGAGGAACAGAGATGGAGATGCAGATGCCGGTGTAGGTTCCGAGGAGAAAGATTTGGTTTCTTTAGAGGGTGTACCCAGTACACAAGAAATTGTGAACTTGTCAACTAATGAATGTGTGGACGCTAGTCATTTGCTCCTGGAAAATAACAAATCAGCTAAACAAGAATTGACACACAACCAATCAGCTGTTGAACTGGAGAAATTACAACAGACCACAACAGTTCCAGAGAATCCTCCAGAGAGGAACAGAGATGGAGATGCAGATGCCGGTGTAGGTTCCGAGGAGAAAGATTTGGTTTCTTTAGAGGGTGTACCCAGTATACAAGAAATTGTGAACTTGTCAACTAATGAATGTGTGGACGCTAGTCATTTGCTCCTGGAAAATAACAAATCAGCTAAACAAGAATTGACACACAACCAATCAGCTGTTGAACTGGAGAAATTACAACAGACCACAACAGTTCCAGAGAATCCTCCAGAGAGGAACAGAGATGGAGATGCAGATGCCGGTGTAGGTTCCGAGGAGAAAGATTTGGTTTCTTTAGAGGGTGTACCCAGTACACAAGAAATTGTGAACTTGTCAACTAATGAATGTGTGGACGCTAGTCATTTGCTCCTGGAAAATAACAAATCAGCTAAACAAGAATTGACACACAACCAATCAGCTGTTGAACTGGAGAAATTACAACAGACCACAACAGTTCCAGAGAATCCTCCAGAGAGGAACAGAGATGGAGATGCAGATGCCGGTGTAGGTTCCGAGGAGAAAGATTTGGTTTCTTTAGAGGGTGTACCCAGTATACAAGAAATTGTGAACTTGTCAACTAATGAATGTGTGGACGCTAGTCATTTGCTCCTTCAAAATAACAAATCAGCTAAACAAGAATTGACACACAACCAATCAGCTGTTGAACTGGAGAAATTACAACAGACCACAACAGTTCCAGAGAGCCATCGTGAAACAGCTACTTATTTGGAGAAGCAAGACTTGGTGTCTTTAGAAAAGTTACCAAGTGCTAACAACAGAAAAGAGGACATGTCTATTAATGAAAGTGTGGAGGCTAGTCATTTGCAACTGGAAAATGATGAAAGTGGCAAAGAAGAATCGACAACTGGCCAAGCTGCAGTTGAAATGGAGGTTGTATCAAGTACTCGGGAAAAGAAGGAGGGCTTATCTATTAATGAAAGTGTGGGGGCTAGTTGTTTGGAcctggaaaatggaaaaactgctAAAGAATGTACAGACGTCCAAGCAGTAGTTGAAATGGAGGTAGAACAGACAACCACACTTCCAGAGACTAGCCCAGAGAGTAGCAAAGCTGGAGATGCTGCTTTGGCTTTAGAGCTGCAATCGTTGTTGTCTTTAGAGGATTTGCCACATGCCCAAGACACAAAGGAAGACTTGCAACTTGAAGGTGAGGAACCTTCCAACTTTGAAAAGACAGATGGAGAAGCAGTAGTTGAAGTGATGGAGCTGCAACAGACCACCACAGTTCCAAAGAGTTTCACGTCATCTCCAGTCATCAATGAACCAACTGATTTTGCTTGTGAAGAAAAAGTTGTGCCTACGGATTCTGTGGTTGTAGCAGAGGCTTCTGAACAGCTGGAGTTGGACCCCCTCGCAACGGCACCTGCAGCCGTCCCTGCTGGAGAGCTACCAGAAGGTAGATCTGATGAATATGTTATTCTAGAGCCGGTCACAGAGGGCGAAATTCACTTAGATATTGTCTCTCAAGCCGCTGCCGCATCAGGTTTGTCCAACCCCTGTTTAGTGAACCAGGTGGATCCAAACTGCATTTTTACAGCTACAAACGGACCCCAACAGACCTCCCTTTTGAAGACTGAAGAGCAGCCTGACAAGGTCAAAGATAATGCTGTGACTCCTTTAGGTGAAGAGGCAGAAGGTATAAATGCATCACCTTCAGAAGAACCTATTGCGCTAACTCCAGACTGTTCCCTTGAACCATCATCCATCACAGTAGAAACAGCTGATTCTCAAACTCCCAGTGTGAAATTTGAGGCAACAGAGGACGCTGGGGGTGACTTGGCTCTACAAGAGTTGCATATTCTGGAAGACATGGAGATCGGTCATGAGATTGTTGTTGTGGAGGTCAGCAACGAAGAAGACAGCGACATTATGATCGTAGCGAAACCTCCACCACAAGGACCTTCTTTTCAAAAGGCTTTGGAAAAGACTGAAAATGAACCTATTTTAAAGACGAACAACGCATCTTTAAAGCCAGACATTAACAGCAATATAAACCTTGAGAAGCCCAAGAAGCAAGAAATGAACACCCAAGCGAGAACTAAAGCGCGTCTGGCTGCTCTGGCAGAGCAGAAAGCTGCCGCCATGAAAAGAACAGCCAACAAGCACCAGCTCAACCTTTTAGCCTTGTGTCAGGAAATTGCTGAGGACATTGCCACAGACAGCATGCTGTTAAAGAGGATTGAGGAGGAAAAACAAGCGGCGGCTAAAAGTGAGGCCGCCAAGAAAGAAAATCCACCTGTGAGAGTGCAAGAAGTAGCCACCATTGACGTCAAACCTCCCGATGAAAGCGAAAGCTCCTTAGCGCCGGTGCCCCTTGCTGAGGAACCCCCTGTGGTGCAGCCTCTCAGTGCTGAATCGAAGCAGGCAGATGACCCGCCAAAGAGGCGTTTCTTTGTCTCACAAGTTTCCGTACCTCTGAAGGCCCACGAGAAGAAGAAACTAACTCGATATCAAAAGCTAAGACAGGTCGAACTCCAAAGGGAGAAAATGTCATGGGCCCGCATGAAGAAAATGAAGTCTGACCAGGCAAATCAAATGTTCTCCGATATGGACTGGCAAGCGTCAATGTTTACGCCTGCTCTTTTTTCCACTAATGTCACGACAACTGACCCTGCACCAAAAGCCAGTTCATCCCTGCCTCCAAGTCCTGCCTTTAGTGTCAAACCAACATCACCGAAGCCAGAAGCTCCTGTGGTTGAGACTCTCAATATTGAAGCTACTAAAACAGAACCACTTAAAGTGGACAGCTCCAAGACTGAACCACAAGTCAACACTGAACCTGCTAAAACAGAAATACTCCCGACTGAACCCACAAAAGTCGAAAACACAAGAATAACAAGGCAAAGTAGTAAGTCTCAGGCCCCAAAGGTGACCCCTCCTACGGCCTCCACCCCAAAAGTCACCAGATCGTCCACCAAGAGATCTCTGCCGGCTGTACCCCCGCCCATGCCCAATGGACTTAAGGCATCAAAACCTCAGCCTGTCGAGTACAAGCCATACAAACCAAGGCCCAGGTATTCACCAGATGATTTTGAACTTGACGATGATCCGTTACCAGCACCTCCAAAAAGGTCTGGTCCTCTGCCCAGGCCGAACCAGTCCCAAAGTCAATCTAGTTCCCAAGTCCAATTGAAAACCACGCCTCAGCCCGCCAGCCAGGCAAAACCCAAACCCTTAACCACTTCTGCTGGACATATCCCAGCTCAGTCAAAACTTGCCATGTCAACCGGCGCTAAGTCCAAACCCGCTTGTTCTCCCAGTCAACAACATGCCACCGCCACAACCCCTCTCTCAAAAGCCTCCGTCACACCTACTCCCGCCAAGTCATCTCCTCCCGCTGCAGTTCCTCAATCAAAACCTGCTTTGACTGCAACTCAATCGCAGCAGGCACCATCTGTTTCGCCCCTACTAAAAACTGCTGACGTTACCCCAGCTCAGACCACGCAGCCAGCGACTTCAAACACGTCTCAGGCAGAGGGAGATCCAAGTCCTGTCAAAGCCCACCAACTTCAGGCAACAACATCCACGGAAAGCAAG GATACTGCTGCTTCAAGTTCATCAAGTCCACCCCCAAAAAGTCCGCCTCCATCAAAAGAGAGCTCTAATCTGTCTGATTCACCACAACGCGAAGAAAAGCCTGCCa GTGCTGATCAGTGCCAAAAGAGCGACACCACCAGGACAGCGCAGGATACATCAGATACATCCTCTCAAGA caCTGCAGTGAAGCAGCAAGCATTACAGTGTCCTCTCTCTGATGCATGTCTTCAAAGAGAAGTCAAGAAACTAAAGGAGGCCGACAAAGATGACAGCCAAACTGTCATT GATGCAGGACAGAAGCACTTTGGAGCCGTGGCCTGCAGCGTGTGCGGGATGCTGTACTCTGCCGCCAACCCCGAGGACGAATCGCAGCATTTGCTCTTCCACAACCAGTTTATCAGTGCCGTAAAATATGTG GGCTGGAAAAAGGAGAGGATACTCGGAGAATTTCCTGATGGTAAAATCATCCTAGTCCTGCCTGATGATCCCAAATACGCTCTCAAGAAG GTTGAAGAAATACGGGAGATGGTGGACAGTGACCTTGGCTTCCAGCAGGTGGGGACAAAGTGTCCCTCCCTTACAAAAACCTTTCTCTTCATCACCAACGACAAGAAAGTGGCGGGATGCCTCATCGCAGAACACATCAATGAG GGCTACCGAGTCATCGAGGAGCCTGAACCCGAGGGCTCGGAAGGGGAGAAGGTGATGTTTGAGCGTCAGAGGGCGTGGTGCTGCTCCACCACGGCCGAGCCGGCGCTGTGCGGGATCAGCCGCATATGGGTGGTGAGCGTGATGAGACGGCAAGCTATCGCCTCACGTTTGCTCGAGTGCCTCAG AAACAACTTCATCTACGGTTCCTACCTGAGCAAAGACGAGATCGCCTTCTCGGACCCGACACCGGACGGGAAGCTTTTCGCCACGCACTACTTCGGCACCTCACAGTTTTTGGTGTACAACTTTGTCAGTGGGACGCACTCCCGACAGCCCAAAACTGACTCGGTATGA